ACCATTTGCTCCCCAGAGATAAGCCATAATGCTATCTCTTTTCTGAGATTCAAAAAAGGGAACAATACGGCCACCAAAGGCGCCGAAGCCATCGATTCTCTGATAGGTCTGATCCCAGTTAACGGTAATATCCGCAGTTCCCGTTGCGCCTGCAACAGCCGCCTTTTGATTTGCATTTCGCTGATTTGCGTCCGACAGCAGGTCCTCGGTAGACTGCTGTTTACAACTTCCTGTTACTGCAATTGCTGCCATTGCAAGAAAGGCCATTTTTAGATTTTTGTAGGTCATGGGTTATATAATTTTGATGATTTTCTTTCTACATAAATCTATTTTAAACCTGACGGGTTTTTAAATGGTTTTTTCGCATAAACCGATAGTTTTTTTACACAAAACACTACAAATGAAACAACTGTAAAACACCTGACAACTCAGAACGAGCATCAGCAGATTGATTGGAACCCCAATTTAGTGGAAAGGGTATTTAGATTTTAGTCTTTTCAGGGCACTGGTGATTTGATTTTTAACCGTTTGCGAAGAGATGGAAAGCTTACCCGCAATTTCATTTACGGAAAGGTCATCTTCTCTGCTCATTAAAAAAACCTTACGCATCCCTGCCGGCATATTTTGAATCTCCAGCTGCAGGTGTTGAGCCGTATCTTTAGAGGCGAACTGCTCGAATAGAGAATGCCCGGTCTCCTCCCTGGTCTTAACCAGCTCGACATCATGTTTGATCCTCAAAGTCTGACGACGGTTCAGGTCTGTCAGCTTATTCTTTAAGATCACATAAATATATCCGATAAAAGTAGTGGTAATTTTAAGACTGTGACGTTTGATCCAGATCAGCATAAACAAGTCGTGCACCACGTCTTTTGCTTCTTCCCGGTTATTTAGCTTCTTACAGGCAATGGCATATACCACATCCCAATAACGCGCATAAATTTCATTAAATGCTTCGTCATTGTCTTGTTTCAGTAAAGCCAGCAAAGCCGGGTCCGTCAGCGATTTCAATAAAATTTGGTCTTAGGTGGTTTATTTGGTGATACAATATATAAATTAATTGCAAAAGTAAAGGAATAGAAAAACACCTTCGACACCAGGACCATTAAGTTTTCATTAAATTCTCTGCTTAATCCTGCACCTGAGCAACCACCTTCAGGATATGTTCCCTGTTTTTATTTCCCCATTGGTCCAGGGCCTGTATTACCGGTAAAGTACCTTCACCTATTTCAGTCAGGTAATATTCCACCTTTAAGGGAAGTCCGGGATAAACTTTCTTATAGAGAATTCCAAACTCTTCCAATTCCCGAAGCTGCATATTGATTACCCTTGGCGCTGCAGCATCAATCAGGGCATGTAATTCACTCGGCCTTCTGATTCCCTGATTAATTCCATCAATGATACATGGTTTCCATTTCCCGCTCAATACTTTCATGGCAACGTTAATCCCACATTCCAGGTCTTCCGGTATTTTCCTCTCATACATAAGCACAAATTTTAACTCACAATGTATTAAA
This region of Pedobacter steynii genomic DNA includes:
- a CDS encoding winged helix-turn-helix transcriptional regulator, with the translated sequence MYERKIPEDLECGINVAMKVLSGKWKPCIIDGINQGIRRPSELHALIDAAAPRVINMQLRELEEFGILYKKVYPGLPLKVEYYLTEIGEGTLPVIQALDQWGNKNREHILKVVAQVQD
- a CDS encoding RNA polymerase sigma factor; translated protein: MKSLTDPALLALLKQDNDEAFNEIYARYWDVVYAIACKKLNNREEAKDVVHDLFMLIWIKRHSLKITTTFIGYIYVILKNKLTDLNRRQTLRIKHDVELVKTREETGHSLFEQFASKDTAQHLQLEIQNMPAGMRKVFLMSREDDLSVNEIAGKLSISSQTVKNQITSALKRLKSKYPFH